Genomic segment of Candidatus Cloacimonadota bacterium:
TATCAAAGCAAAGGCAATTTTCTCAATTTTTGATTTTGATTTACTATTCAAATATATCAGTAGAACAATGGCAATGATACTTACACAAATAAAAATTATTCTATTAACGACATCGTTCCCCAATGATATACTGAAAGCAGCACCTGTATTTTCAACATGATGAAGCCAGAAGATTTTTTTTGTTACTTCTATAATTTTTCCGACATCGAGATAGTTCCTGATAAGAAGTTTAGAGATTTGATCCAGTAAAATCACTAAAATCGTTATCCAAATATACTGGATTTTTTTCATTACCTTTTTCTTCTTTTTGCTTTCTGTTCTTCCTTTGATTTACAATCGATACAAAATTTTGCATAAGGAACGACTTTGAGTCTTTTATCCGAGATATATTTTCCGCAGATCTCACAGATGCCGTAACTTTTTTCGTAAATTCTTTTAAGAGCAAAGTTGATCTTTTTGAGTTTATCAATTTCCTGGTTCAGATGATAAACTCTTTTTTCCGCTTCGTCAGTATCCGTTCCCATATCTGCCTG
This window contains:
- the lspA gene encoding signal peptidase II, with the protein product MKKIQYIWITILVILLDQISKLLIRNYLDVGKIIEVTKKIFWLHHVENTGAAFSISLGNDVVNRIIFICVSIIAIVLLIYLNSKSKSKIEKIAFALILGGAIGNLIDRIIFGKVTDFLSCDFPDIFMERWPVFNIADSSIVIAITIMIVHSVFFTRKTVEET